A single genomic interval of Desulfovibrio sp. harbors:
- a CDS encoding chemotaxis protein, producing MSQNSLLNVNNNELEIIEFIIDEKQPDGSSYSGHYGINVAKVLEIIRLPNITSVPSKCDPSVLGTFNLRGKVLPILNLATWLGKTMAEESNAKVIVTEFSGVQAAFLVSSVTSIHRMTWDRIEPPNQYVQTYSRDSITGVLRIQDRVLFILDMEKILAGLDSTLDMSQVKVDTSPVEGAAQFHLLVADDSNSLRHIIKSSLQKSGFQVTAVASGRQAWEFLQKTRDEAQAQGKELTDIVHLVISDIEMPEMDGHMLTAKIRDTPGMNTLPVILFSSLITEALYAKGVKVGADKQVSKPDLPGLSKIIRELISEKLNK from the coding sequence ATGTCGCAGAACAGCTTGCTCAACGTCAATAACAATGAACTTGAGATCATTGAATTTATCATCGACGAGAAGCAGCCGGACGGCAGCTCCTACAGCGGGCACTATGGCATCAACGTGGCCAAGGTGCTCGAGATCATCCGTCTGCCCAACATCACCAGCGTGCCCAGCAAGTGCGATCCTTCAGTGCTTGGCACCTTCAATCTGCGGGGCAAGGTGCTGCCTATCCTCAACCTTGCCACATGGCTGGGCAAAACCATGGCCGAGGAGTCCAACGCCAAGGTCATTGTAACGGAATTCAGCGGGGTGCAGGCGGCATTTCTGGTCTCGTCCGTCACGAGCATCCACCGCATGACCTGGGATCGCATCGAGCCGCCGAACCAGTACGTGCAGACCTACTCGCGCGACAGCATCACCGGCGTGCTGCGCATCCAGGACAGGGTGCTCTTTATTCTGGATATGGAAAAAATTCTGGCCGGCCTGGACAGCACCCTGGACATGTCGCAGGTCAAGGTGGACACCTCGCCCGTGGAGGGCGCGGCCCAGTTTCACCTGCTTGTGGCCGACGACTCCAACTCGCTGCGCCACATCATCAAGTCCTCGCTGCAAAAATCCGGCTTTCAGGTCACGGCCGTGGCCAGTGGACGCCAGGCCTGGGAGTTTCTGCAAAAAACCCGCGATGAGGCCCAGGCCCAGGGCAAGGAACTTACCGACATCGTCCACCTGGTCATTTCGGACATCGAAATGCCCGAAATGGACGGCCACATGCTCACGGCAAAAATTCGCGACACCCCCGGCATGAACACCCTGCCCGTCATCCTCTTTTCTTCGCTCATCACAGAAGCCCTGTACGCCAAGGGCGTCAAGGTGGGGGCAGACAAACAGGTGTCCAAGCCCGACCTGCCCGGCCTCAGCAAGATCATCCGCGAACTCATTTCGGAAAAACTGAACAAGTAG
- the nth gene encoding endonuclease III: protein MSTKNTRPDRAKKVLAALRARYPHPHTHLDAETAWQLLVATVLAAQCTDARVNTVTPELFRLWPGPREMAKAGIEELEAVIRPTGFYHSKAKNLLGAAARVCEVYGGQVPKTLEELITLPGVARKTANVVLFGAFGINEGLAVDTHVKRISYRLGLTEETDPVPIERDLMKLFPREDWGDVNHRMVWFGREVCEARKPLCGQCEMAAFCPQLEPPKTPRPQRKKTATP, encoded by the coding sequence ATGAGCACGAAGAACACCCGCCCGGATCGGGCGAAAAAAGTTCTTGCGGCGCTGCGGGCCCGCTACCCCCATCCGCATACCCATCTGGACGCCGAAACCGCCTGGCAACTGCTGGTAGCCACGGTGCTGGCCGCCCAGTGTACAGACGCCAGGGTCAATACCGTCACCCCGGAACTGTTCCGCCTCTGGCCCGGCCCCAGAGAGATGGCCAAGGCGGGCATTGAAGAACTGGAAGCGGTTATCCGCCCCACAGGATTCTACCACAGCAAGGCCAAAAACCTGCTGGGAGCGGCTGCCCGCGTATGCGAGGTTTACGGCGGCCAGGTGCCCAAAACCCTTGAGGAACTCATCACCCTTCCGGGTGTGGCGCGCAAGACGGCCAATGTGGTGCTGTTCGGGGCTTTTGGCATCAATGAAGGGCTTGCTGTGGACACGCACGTAAAACGCATCAGCTATCGCCTTGGACTGACTGAAGAAACCGACCCTGTCCCCATTGAACGCGATCTCATGAAGCTTTTTCCGCGTGAGGACTGGGGCGATGTGAACCACCGCATGGTCTGGTTTGGCCGCGAAGTGTGCGAGGCGCGCAAACCCCTGTGCGGCCAGTGCGAAATGGCGGCGTTCTGCCCACAGCTTGAGCCCCCCAAAACGCCGCGCCCGCAACGCAAGAAAACGGCAACGCCTTAA
- the cutA gene encoding divalent-cation tolerance protein CutA, giving the protein MSFLVYVTAPDEALALSLARTLVGEGLAAGVNIVPGARSIYRWRGQVHDAEEHLLVAQVSRAALPAFEAAVRRLHRYEVPCMVAVPIEAGFGSFLDWIRENSHPPAPADD; this is encoded by the coding sequence ATGTCCTTTCTGGTATACGTCACTGCCCCGGATGAAGCGCTTGCCCTTTCTCTTGCCAGAACGCTGGTGGGCGAGGGGCTTGCGGCCGGGGTCAATATTGTGCCCGGCGCGCGCTCCATATACCGCTGGCGCGGTCAGGTGCATGACGCAGAGGAACATCTGCTTGTGGCCCAGGTGAGCCGTGCGGCCCTGCCAGCCTTTGAGGCGGCGGTAAGGCGCCTGCACAGGTATGAGGTTCCCTGCATGGTGGCGGTGCCCATTGAGGCGGGGTTCGGGTCTTTTCTGGACTGGATCCGGGAAAACAGCCATCCGCCCGCGCCCGCAGACGACTAG
- a CDS encoding carbohydrate kinase family protein: MAIYVSGSLAFDRIMTFPGNFQDHILMDKLHMINVSFMVDGMDERRGGCAGNIAYSLALLGEKPVIVAAAGRDFESYALTLSAHGLPLDGIRRADEVFTALCYITTDMNSNQITGFYPGAMTLPAEYDFPGLDARQDLAIVSPGNVEDMRRLPRLYREKGVPYIFDPGQQLPVLTSQELLEAIEGSLACITNDYELNMICKATGKSEDEIAARTQWLVTTLGAEGAQVRGHGENIRIAPVPISKVLDPTGAGDAHRAGLIKGLVHGLAMPDAARLGSVSASFALEKLGTQEHVFTPADFCQRYEAVFGPVPKGVFAV, encoded by the coding sequence ATGGCCATTTATGTTTCCGGTTCGCTGGCCTTTGACCGCATCATGACCTTTCCCGGCAATTTTCAGGATCATATCCTCATGGACAAGCTGCACATGATCAATGTCAGCTTCATGGTGGATGGCATGGATGAAAGGCGAGGGGGCTGCGCGGGCAATATCGCCTATTCCCTTGCCCTGCTTGGTGAAAAACCTGTGATTGTGGCGGCGGCCGGACGTGATTTTGAATCCTACGCCCTGACGCTGTCTGCCCACGGCCTGCCCCTGGACGGTATACGCCGTGCGGACGAAGTGTTCACGGCCCTGTGCTACATCACCACAGACATGAACAGCAACCAGATCACCGGTTTTTACCCCGGCGCCATGACCCTGCCCGCCGAGTATGACTTCCCCGGCCTTGACGCGCGGCAGGATCTGGCCATCGTGTCTCCCGGCAATGTGGAAGACATGCGCCGCCTGCCCCGCCTGTATCGTGAAAAGGGCGTGCCCTATATTTTTGATCCCGGCCAGCAGCTGCCCGTGCTCACCAGCCAGGAACTGCTTGAGGCCATTGAAGGCTCGCTGGCCTGCATCACCAACGATTATGAACTGAACATGATCTGCAAGGCCACGGGCAAGAGCGAAGACGAGATCGCGGCGCGCACCCAGTGGCTTGTAACCACCCTTGGCGCGGAAGGCGCGCAGGTGCGCGGCCATGGCGAAAACATACGCATTGCGCCCGTGCCCATCAGCAAGGTGCTGGATCCCACCGGCGCGGGCGACGCGCACCGCGCGGGGCTTATCAAGGGGCTGGTGCATGGCCTTGCCATGCCGGATGCCGCCAGACTTGGCTCCGTCAGCGCGAGCTTTGCCCTGGAAAAGCTGGGCACGCAGGAGCACGTTTTTACGCCCGCAGACTTTTGCCAGCGGTACGAGGCCGTTTTCGGGCCGGTGCCCAAGGGTGTTTTTGCCGTGTAA
- a CDS encoding DMT family transporter — translation MLYVTLVILAGFLTAMQSPINAGLSRTVGVLESSFVSFAGGALFLGLAMLFFGRGHIWRLTEAPSWQWIGGILGATMVLSSIIAVPRIGVLATALAMIFGNLLMAAIIDNYGWFGVPVTPFGWHRLLGFVLVLAGLALVFRR, via the coding sequence ATGCTGTACGTCACTCTTGTGATTCTGGCGGGTTTCCTGACGGCCATGCAGTCGCCCATCAATGCGGGCCTGAGTCGCACTGTGGGCGTGCTGGAAAGCAGCTTCGTTTCTTTTGCCGGCGGGGCGCTGTTTCTCGGGCTCGCCATGCTTTTTTTCGGTCGCGGGCACATATGGCGGTTAACCGAAGCGCCTTCCTGGCAGTGGATAGGCGGTATTTTAGGGGCCACTATGGTACTGAGCAGCATAATTGCCGTACCGCGCATCGGCGTGCTGGCTACCGCTCTGGCCATGATTTTCGGCAACCTGCTTATGGCGGCCATTATTGACAATTACGGCTGGTTTGGTGTGCCTGTGACGCCCTTTGGCTGGCACAGGCTTTTGGGCTTTGTTCTGGTGCTGGCCGGTCTGGCTCTGGTGTTCCGGCGCTAG
- a CDS encoding YbaK/EbsC family protein — translation MRVDAVKAVLASHGLAEAYMEFAVSSATVDLAAAAVGCEPGRIAKSLSVMGADGPMVLVVMGTARLDNRKFKDAFGCKPRFIKPEDLPDMVGHPMGGVCPFALRDTVRVYLDASLRNFDPIYPAAGAPNNMVRITLDELERITGGTWVDVCKEEQPA, via the coding sequence ATGCGTGTGGATGCGGTAAAGGCCGTGCTGGCAAGTCACGGTCTGGCTGAGGCATATATGGAATTTGCGGTGTCGAGCGCCACTGTGGATCTGGCCGCAGCGGCGGTGGGATGCGAGCCGGGGCGCATTGCCAAGAGCCTTTCCGTCATGGGTGCGGACGGCCCCATGGTGCTGGTGGTCATGGGCACGGCCAGGCTGGACAACCGCAAGTTCAAGGATGCTTTTGGCTGCAAGCCCCGATTCATCAAGCCCGAAGATTTGCCGGACATGGTGGGGCATCCCATGGGGGGCGTCTGCCCCTTTGCGTTGCGCGACACTGTGCGCGTGTATCTTGACGCGAGCCTCAGGAATTTTGATCCCATATACCCTGCGGCTGGTGCGCCCAATAATATGGTGCGGATAACACTGGACGAGCTTGAACGCATCACGGGGGGAACCTGGGTTGATGTGTGCAAGGAGGAGCAGCCCGCCTGA
- a CDS encoding DUF134 domain-containing protein, translating to MPQSTCFGPMAGPDGGPAPEGGASGRGMRPGGGPGSGRGGRGGHGGGPGSGHGMHGMHAEAVVMTVDQYETVRLIDLEGFTQEACAEKMEIARTTVQSIYAEARKKLADALVNGKMLRIEGGEYKLCEGSDQPCGHEGCHHRRRF from the coding sequence ATGCCCCAGAGCACATGTTTCGGCCCCATGGCCGGGCCTGACGGCGGCCCTGCGCCGGAGGGGGGCGCATCCGGTCGCGGCATGCGCCCCGGCGGCGGCCCCGGATCGGGACGCGGCGGGCGCGGAGGCCACGGCGGCGGTCCCGGATCAGGGCACGGTATGCACGGCATGCACGCCGAAGCTGTGGTCATGACTGTGGACCAGTATGAAACCGTCCGACTCATCGATCTGGAGGGATTTACGCAGGAGGCCTGCGCCGAAAAAATGGAGATCGCCCGCACCACTGTGCAGAGCATTTATGCGGAGGCGCGCAAAAAGCTGGCCGACGCCCTGGTCAACGGCAAGATGCTGCGCATAGAAGGCGGCGAATACAAACTTTGCGAAGGCTCGGACCAGCCCTGTGGTCATGAGGGCTGCCATCACAGGCGGCGCTTTTAG
- the aldA gene encoding aldehyde dehydrogenase — protein sequence MRSYLQFINGKLVPGLSDTMIEVENPSTGKIMAHTPNGGREDAMAALEAATRAQSGWAALTSAARAEYLKKFAAVIRRHRQDLGRILAEEQAKTHPLAQVEVDFTADYFDYYAGWARIYEGEIIQSDRPRENILLYRQPIGVVVGICPWNFPFFVMARKVAPSLLVGCTAVIKPSSVAPATTMEFARLVAQEVDLPAGVLNIITGGGGSMGEALASSPQADMVSLTGSVEAGQRIIAASVENVTKVSLELGGKAPAIVCQDADLDLAVRAVTASRTIFSGQVCNCAERLYVHESIADQFAEKLAVAFNNVRLGNPFDDPAPDMCSQISAEHLEKIEAMVKRAQADGAETVTGGARAPQGNGYFYTPTLLRNCRQDMEIVRKEVFGPVLPMLTFRELDEAIMLANDCEYGLTSSIYTSNISKALEAVNKLKFGETYVNRENFEAMQGFHAGWRKSGIGGADGKHGLMEYLQTHVAYIQY from the coding sequence ATGCGTTCATATTTGCAGTTCATCAACGGTAAACTGGTTCCCGGTCTGTCGGACACCATGATAGAAGTGGAAAATCCCTCAACCGGAAAAATAATGGCCCATACTCCCAATGGCGGGCGCGAGGACGCCATGGCCGCCCTGGAGGCCGCCACCAGGGCGCAGAGCGGCTGGGCTGCCCTGACCTCGGCGGCCCGGGCGGAATATCTGAAAAAATTTGCCGCCGTCATTCGCAGACACCGTCAGGACCTGGGCCGCATCCTGGCTGAGGAGCAGGCCAAGACCCACCCGCTGGCGCAGGTGGAGGTGGATTTTACGGCAGACTACTTTGACTATTACGCCGGTTGGGCGCGCATCTATGAAGGGGAGATCATCCAGAGTGACCGCCCGCGCGAAAACATCCTGCTGTACCGCCAGCCCATCGGCGTGGTTGTGGGCATCTGCCCCTGGAACTTCCCCTTCTTTGTCATGGCCCGCAAGGTTGCCCCATCCCTTCTGGTGGGCTGCACAGCCGTCATCAAGCCCAGCAGCGTGGCCCCGGCCACAACGATGGAATTTGCCAGGCTGGTGGCCCAGGAGGTGGATCTGCCCGCAGGCGTGCTCAACATCATCACGGGCGGCGGCGGCAGTATGGGCGAAGCCCTGGCGTCCAGCCCGCAGGCGGACATGGTTTCGCTTACCGGCAGTGTTGAGGCCGGGCAACGCATTATCGCCGCCAGCGTGGAAAATGTTACCAAGGTTTCGCTGGAACTGGGCGGCAAGGCTCCGGCCATTGTGTGCCAGGACGCTGATCTGGATCTGGCCGTCAGGGCTGTCACAGCTTCGCGCACCATCTTCAGCGGTCAGGTGTGCAACTGCGCCGAGCGGCTGTATGTACATGAGAGCATTGCCGATCAGTTTGCGGAAAAACTGGCCGTGGCCTTTAACAACGTGCGCCTGGGCAATCCCTTTGACGATCCAGCGCCCGATATGTGCAGCCAGATCAGCGCCGAACACCTTGAAAAGATCGAAGCCATGGTAAAGCGCGCCCAGGCCGACGGCGCGGAAACGGTCACTGGCGGGGCACGCGCGCCACAGGGCAACGGGTATTTCTACACGCCGACCCTGCTGCGCAACTGCCGTCAGGACATGGAGATCGTGCGCAAGGAAGTGTTTGGCCCCGTGCTGCCCATGCTGACCTTCCGCGAGCTGGATGAGGCCATCATGCTTGCCAATGACTGCGAATACGGCCTGACTTCGTCCATTTACACAAGCAACATCTCCAAGGCCCTTGAGGCGGTCAACAAGCTGAAGTTTGGCGAAACCTACGTGAACCGCGAAAACTTCGAGGCCATGCAGGGCTTCCACGCGGGCTGGCGCAAGTCCGGCATTGGCGGCGCCGACGGCAAGCACGGACTTATGGAGTATCTACAGACCCACGTGGCCTACATTCAATATTAG